GAGAATGAGGTGTGCGTGCGGCCTGGCGAGTGCCGCTGCCGCCATGGCTACTTCGGTGCCAACTGCGACACCAGTGAGCTAGGATCCGGGTGGGCgctggggagtggggcagagtcTGTGAGTGGGAGCGGTCTGATCCGGGAAAGGAATCCAGCATGGGAGGAGGGTCCCCAAAGGCGGAGGGCGGGACGCGGGTAGGTTCTGGCTGGATCTGGGCTCCCTCGAGAGCACCCTGGCCTCACACCCTTTCCGTCCGCTCCTGCAGAGTGCCCGCGCCAGTTCTGGGGCCCCGACTGCAAGGAGCTGTGTATCTGCCACCCGCATGGGCAGTGCGAGGATGTGACAGGCCAGTGTACGTGTCACGCGCGGCGCTGGGGCGCACGCTGCGAGCATGCGTGCCAGTGCCAACACGGCGTGTGCCACCCGCGGAGCGGCGCGTGTCGCTGCGAGCCTGGCTGGTGGGGCGCTCAGTGCGCCAGCGCGTGCTACTGCAGCGCCACGTCGCGCTGCGACCCACAGACGGGCGCGTGCCTGTGCCACGCAGGCTGGTGGGGCCGCAGCTGCAACAATCAGTGCGCCTGCAACACATCGCCGTGCGAGCAACAGAGCGGCCGCTGCCAGTGCCGCGAGCGTACATTCGGCGCGCGCTGCGAGCGCTACTGCCAATGCTTTCGCGGCCGCTGCCACCCTGTGGACGGCACGTGCGCCTGCGAGCCGGGCTACCGTGGCAAGTACTGCCGGGAGCCGTGCCCTGCCGGCTTCTACGGCCTGGGCTGCCGCCGCCGGTAAGCTCGGGCcccgggctggggaggggaggaggggggcggagCGCCGAAGGGGACCGGGGTGAGGTGGCTCTGGGCCCCGCCTAGCCTCCCGCCCCTTCCCCAGATGCGGCCAGTGCAAGGGCCAGCAGCCTTGCACGGTGGCCGAGGGCCGCTGCCTGACATGCGAGCCAGGCTGGAACGGCACCAAGTGTGACCAGCCATGCGCCACCGGCTTCTACGGCGAGGGCTGCGGCCACCGCTGCCCGCCGTGCCGCGACGGGCATGCCTGCAACCACGTCACCGGCAAGTGCACGCGCTGCAACGCGGGCTGGATCGGCGACCGGTGAGCAAGCAGACCATGCCCGAACGTATCCCAGGCACGCAGCCCCAGCCCCGCCAATCCCCGAATGCTCTCCGCGGAGCGCACTATGggcttttggtttgtttgcttccGTTTCCACTGACTCTCTCTCCCCGCGTTCCGAGGTGCGAGACCAAGTGCAGCAATGGCACTTACGGCGAGGACTGTGCATTCGTGTGCGCCGATTGCGGCAGCGGCCACTGCGACTTCCAGTCGGGGCGTTGCCTGTGCAGCCCCGGCGTCCATGGGCCCCAGTGAGTGCCCAGGGACCCAAAGGGGGTTAGGGGATATGTACTCCTCACAGGGCTCCAGCTACACCCCAGGTGCTGCTATGGTGACCGACTGAGACCCGACTAGACTAGGCCCTTCAGCCTAGGTCCGCTTACCACAGCTAGGGAGTCCTGTCAGACTCTTTGGGGCCATTTCCTGCTCTGGTGTGTAGCCCGTGCTCAGAGAAGGGGTTGGCAACCAGTTCGGCCTGTGGTCAGTGGGCTCCTGAGGACTGCACGACTGAGGTGACCCCAAGCTGGTGCAGACAGAGCAGAGACCTCCACTTATAGCCAAGAGCCTGGTCTGGCAGCCCCTCTTCTCACCCACCCAAGAGTCAGCCCCAGAAGTGGACACTGAGTCTGGGTGACCCCATCCCGCTGGTTGTGCAACATATCATTTCCAAAACATTGATCGTTCAGTGTGTGCCTGGCGGTGGTGGTGGGCGTCAAACCCCAGAGAATGGAGTTAGAGAACCTGGCTCTGGAACCCGGGCTGGCTCGCGGCAGGGGCGAAGGCAGGTGGCatcacggggtgggggggggggggggcggctgtgGCCCTCCCTGATCCCGTGTCCCCGTAGCTGTAACCTGACGTGTCCGCCTGGGCTCCATGGCGTGGACTGCGCCCACGCCTGCAGTTGCCACGAGGACTCGTGTGACCCGGTCACTGGTGCCTGCCGCCTGGGTGAGTGGTCCAGGGGGACATGGTATTGAGGGGGACGCAAGGGGTACCGGCACCCACGCTGACCCCGGTGCCCTCCCATACAGAGACCAACCAGCGCAAGGGCGTGATGGGCGCGGGCGCGTTGCTTGCCCTGCTCCTCGGCCTGCTGCTCTCGCTGCTCGGCTGCTGCTGCGCCTGCCGCGGCAAGGACCCGGCGCGCCGGTGAGGCCCGACGTCGTCCCGCTGTCTCGGGTTCAGGCCGAACTCTCAGTGGCACTGCGCGCCCTTCCCTAGGCTGCTCCAGGCCCCTGCTCCGCCCGGGGGTGTGGCACTGCCTATCTTTAGCTCAGGCCCCGCCCTTCCTGTGTCTGGGCTCCAGCAGAGATCAAACTGTCCCAtccaggccccgccccacccctttactcaggccccgcccccgcaggGAGCTCACGCTCGGGAGGAAGAAGGCGCCGCAGCGACTGTGCGGGCGCTTCAGCCGCATCAGCATGAAGCTGCCCCGGATCCCGCTCCGCAGGCAGAAGCTGCCGAAGGTTGTAGGTAAGGATATCCGCACGGGGTCTCTGGGGGAACACTTCCCGATGCAGGAGGCTGTTGGGAAATGGGTGTGAAGGAGTCGGTGTAGGAAATGCGGGCCTTGAGTGTTGGTGTGGGTGGGCTGGGGAGGGATGGAAAGAGGGTCTCCTGAGGTAGGCGAGCCCGGGGAGGAAGGACGGAGTCCTTGGTGTGCAGGCAAATGTGGGAGGTTTGGGCCCTGTCTGGGTGAGTGACGGTGATTGCATCTGGAGTGTGTGGACATGCCGGTGGGCAGAACCCCTACAATCTGTAGCAGTGCACTAGAAGTCTTGGTGGGTAGCTGCAGGTGAACCGGGGTTGGGGCAGGGGAAACTTGTGCATGGAAATGCCCTGTCACAGGGAGCactcctcgcccccccccccccaccccctgcccacctaGATCCCCTGCAGTGCTCTGGGTCCTTCCTGGAAAGTGGGCAGGCTGGTCTCCAGACTCTCAACCCTAAGTCAGGACTCCACGTGCAGACTCTCTCCGTCTGCACCGACACACCAGGAGTGGACTCCctttttgctatttgtttctgAAGATGAAGGGAGATAAAGATGGAGGCAGCTGAGAAAACCCCTTGGCCCACTCAGCAGAGTGTGATCTGTGGACACAGGTGTGGGGCTGGACCCCACATCACAACTGTGAAAGGCAGATAGGCCAGCCGGCCTCTGAGATTCCCCCACTTGTTGGGGCTAGGCCCTGGGGGGTTCAGTCTGCTGAAATGGGCTGAGCCAAATGGTGGCCTCACCACTGCACATTTGagctggggaaaaaacaaaacaaaacaaacctcatgTCTTTCTGGGTCCTACAGGGCAGGGTCCAAACATGGCTTGGAGGCCCTGATGGCCTGTCCCAGCCAGGTGTTCTCTCCAGTCCTCTCTTTCCAATGCTTCAGCCCATCCTTGTTCAGCTCTCTAGCAGCACACACTAACCCTGCACCTTTGACTACGTTGTTTccccttatttctttttactagTTCACTTCTACCCATTCTCCCATCTTGTTTTGGTTTAGTGTCACTCTGCCTGGTGAATTGCCTGCTCCACCCACAGTCTTAGGATAGGACTGTTCTTGGTTACTCTGTCATTTGTTGCAGGAGGGCTAGTGAGGGCACAGGCTGGAACAGGGCAGGGCCCCTGGCAGctgtgcctccctccttccccagtggCCCACCACGACCTGGATAACACACTCAACTGCAGCTTCCTGGAGCCACCCTCAGGGCTGGAGCAGCCCTCTCCATCATGGTCCTCCCgggcctccttctcttcctttgacACCACTGATGAAGGCCCTGTGTACTGTGTACCCCATGAAGGTGAGCACTGCTCTGCTTGGGCCTCCCTCCAGCCCAGTGAAATGTTTCAGCTGAAAAGGTTTCTGTGCTCTGAGGGACGGGCAGCACGGGAGGAAGGGCGTGGTGATATTCCTAGCTAGGGGTTGGACACAGAGCTGAGGCTGCAGAATGGGGTTCTGTGCTGCTCAGCGCTGGGCTGGGATAGGgtctggggaggtgggtgggctcTTCTGTCTCTAGCCACAGCCCAGATTCACTTCTTTGGGAGACCGTTCATAGAGAAGGTTCTGGGCCTGGGTAGAAGATGGCAGAGGAGATAGGAGCAGGGGTCTATGGGATATGGGGGCACACTTTTGCCTGAAGCTTTGGCCCAAAAACACCTGGAAGGAGCTTGACTAGCTGTGGCCTTGGGCTCTCTCCTTTCCTATCCccctgggtgaccttgagcaggcgactaacctctctgagccttagaaACCTTATCTCTTTATGAGGAATAATGAATCACCTAGCAGGTGTTCCAGAACCATATCTGATGATCCGACTTCCCCTCCCACTCGGGTTTGGGGATGTGGTGGGAAGGGATGCAAGGCCAGGCCCAGGTTGGGGCTTCAGCCTCAGGAACGTGCCCTTCATTCCCCAGGACCAGGCCTCACACCCTGGGTCTCAGAACTAAGTTTGTGGTTGATGCTATGATTTCGCCAGGCATGTCTGGATACCAGGGCGACTGAGCATCAGCTGGGgcggggaagaggaggaaaggcaggGTTTTGCTTGAAGGCTGGATGGCCCAGCTCTCTGTGGAGGCCGTGACTGCCAGCTCTTCTTCCCTTGTCAGAGACCGCAACGGAGAGCAGGGACGCGGAGCCCCCCACATCCCCTTCGGAGGCACTGGCGTCATCCCCCGCGCTGGTGACCACGCTGGCTTCCGCAGAGGAGGCGACGCCCTTCCCCCCGTCCTCTGACAGCGAGCGGTCGGCATCCAGCGTGGAGGGGCCCGGCGGGGCGCTGTATGCGCGCGTGGCCCGGCGCGAGGCCCGGCCGGCCCGGGCCCGGGGCGAGGCTGGAGGCCTGTCGCTTTCGCCATCTCCCGAGCGCAGGAAGCCGCCTCCACCCGACCCTGCCACCAAGCCCAAGGTGTCCTGGATCCACGGCAAGCACGGCGCCGCTGCCGGTGCGCCTTCTCCGCCACTCTCGGGACCCGAGGCTGCGCCCAGCCCCACCAAGAGGAAACGGACGCCCAGCGACACGTCGGCGCGGCCGGATGAGCCCAGCAGTCCCCGGGCCCGTGACCCGACGCCTCGGCCCCCCGGGCTGGCGGAGGAGGGGCCTGCCCTCGCCTCCCCCTCGCCGCCTAGGGCTCGGGCGCGGGGCCGCGGCCCTGGCCTCTCAGAGCCCACGGACGCTGGCGGTCCCCCGCGCGGAGCGCCCGAGGTCGCCTCCATGCTGGCCGCGGAGCTGCGCGACAAGACTCGCAGCCTGGGCCGCGCCGAAGGGGCTACGGTCGCGCAGGGCCCCCGAGagaagccgccgccgccgcagaagGCCAAGCGATCGGTGCTGCCCTCCTCGCCTGCCCGCGCGTCCCCCGCGCTTGAGGCCCCGGGGCCCGAGAAGGCGGCAGCCGGCGCGCCCGCGCCAGACACCCCCAGGAAGAAGACCCCCATCCAGAAGCCGCCGCGCAAGAAGAGCCGGGAAGCGGCGGGCGACCTGGGCAGGGCGGGCGCGCCCACC
This DNA window, taken from Neofelis nebulosa isolate mNeoNeb1 chromosome 11, mNeoNeb1.pri, whole genome shotgun sequence, encodes the following:
- the SCARF2 gene encoding scavenger receptor class F member 2 isoform X3; translation: MEGAGPRGAGPARRRGAGGPPSPLLPPLLLLLLLWLLPGPAASQELNPRGRNVCRAPGSQEPTCCTGWKQQGDECGVAVCEGNSTCSENEVCVRPGECRCRHGYFGANCDTKCPRQFWGPDCKELCICHPHGQCEDVTGQCTCHARRWGARCEHACQCQHGVCHPRSGACRCEPGWWGAQCASACYCSATSRCDPQTGACLCHAGWWGRSCNNQCACNTSPCEQQSGRCQCRERTFGARCERYCQCFRGRCHPVDGTCACEPGYRGKYCREPCPAGFYGLGCRRRCGQCKGQQPCTVAEGRCLTCEPGWNGTKCDQPCATGFYGEGCGHRCPPCRDGHACNHVTGKCTRCNAGWIGDRCETKCSNGTYGEDCAFVCADCGSGHCDFQSGRCLCSPGVHGPHCNLTCPPGLHGVDCAHACSCHEDSCDPVTGACRLETNQRKGVMGAGALLALLLGLLLSLLGCCCACRGKDPARRPRPRRELTLGRKKAPQRLCGRFSRISMKLPRIPLRRQKLPKVVVAHHDLDNTLNCSFLEPPSGLEQPSPSWSSRASFSSFDTTDEGPVYCVPHEETATESRDAEPPTSPSEALASSPALVTTLASAEEATPFPPSSDSERSASSVEGPGGALYARVARREARPARARGEAGGLSLSPSPERRKPPPPDPATKPKVSWIHGKHGAAAGAPSPPLSGPEAAPSPTKRKRTPSDTSARPDEPSSPRARDPTPRPPGLAEEGPALASPSPPRARARGRGPGLSEPTDAGGPPRGAPEVASMLAAELRDKTRSLGRAEGATVAQGPREKPPPPQKAKRSVLPSSPARASPALEAPGPEKAAAGAPAPDTPRKKTPIQKPPRKKSREAAGDLGRAGAPTL
- the SCARF2 gene encoding scavenger receptor class F member 2 isoform X4 → MEGAGPRGAGPARRRGAGGPPSPLLPPLLLLLLLWLLPGPAASQELNPRGRNVCRAPGSQEPTCCTGWKQQGDECGVAVCEGNSTCSENEVCVRPGECRCRHGYFGANCDTKCPRQFWGPDCKELCICHPHGQCEDVTGQCTCHARRWGARCEHACQCQHGVCHPRSGACRCEPGWWGAQCASACYCSATSRCDPQTGACLCHAGWWGRSCNNQCACNTSPCEQQSGRCQCRERTFGARCERYCQCFRGRCHPVDGTCACEPGYRGKYCREPCPAGFYGLGCRRRCGQCKGQQPCTVAEGRCLTCEPGWNGTKCDQPCATGFYGEGCGHRCPPCRDGHACNHVTGKCTRCNAGWIGDRCETKCSNGTYGEDCAFVCADCGSGHCDFQSGRCLCSPGVHGPHCNLTCPPGLHGVDCAHACSCHEDSCDPVTGACRLETNQRKGVMGAGALLALLLGLLLSLLGCCCACRGKDPARRELTLGRKKAPQRLCGRFSRISMKLPRIPLRRQKLPKVVVAHHDLDNTLNCSFLEPPSGLEQPSPSWSSRASFSSFDTTDEGPVYCVPHEETATESRDAEPPTSPSEALASSPALVTTLASAEEATPFPPSSDSERSASSVEGPGGALYARVARREARPARARGEAGGLSLSPSPERRKPPPPDPATKPKVSWIHGKHGAAAGAPSPPLSGPEAAPSPTKRKRTPSDTSARPDEPSSPRARDPTPRPPGLAEEGPALASPSPPRARARGRGPGLSEPTDAGGPPRGAPEVASMLAAELRDKTRSLGRAEGATVAQGPREKPPPPQKAKRSVLPSSPARASPALEAPGPEKAAAGAPAPDTPRKKTPIQKPPRKKSREAAGDLGRAGAPTL
- the SCARF2 gene encoding scavenger receptor class F member 2 isoform X2, with product MEGAGPRGAGPARRRGAGGPPSPLLPPLLLLLLLWLLPGPAASQELNPRGRNVCRAPGSQEPTCCTGWKQQGDECGVAVCEGNSTCSENEVCVRPGECRCRHGYFGANCDTKCPRQFWGPDCKELCICHPHGQCEDVTGQCTCHARRWGARCEHACQCQHGVCHPRSGACRCEPGWWGAQCASACYCSATSRCDPQTGACLCHAGWWGRSCNNQCACNTSPCEQQSGRCQCRERTFGARCERYCQCFRGRCHPVDGTCACEPGYRGKYCREPCPAGFYGLGCRRRCGQCKGQQPCTVAEGRCLTCEPGWNGTKCDQPCATGFYGEGCGHRCPPCRDGHACNHVTGKCTRCNAGWIGDRCETKCSNGTYGEDCAFVCADCGSGHCDFQSGRCLCSPGVHGPHCNLTCPPGLHGVDCAHACSCHEDSCDPVTGACRLETNQRKGVMGAGALLALLLGLLLSLLGCCCACRGKDPARRELTLGRKKAPQRLCGRFSRISMKLPRIPLRRQKLPKVVGGLVRAQAGTGQGPWQLCLPPSPVAHHDLDNTLNCSFLEPPSGLEQPSPSWSSRASFSSFDTTDEGPVYCVPHEETATESRDAEPPTSPSEALASSPALVTTLASAEEATPFPPSSDSERSASSVEGPGGALYARVARREARPARARGEAGGLSLSPSPERRKPPPPDPATKPKVSWIHGKHGAAAGAPSPPLSGPEAAPSPTKRKRTPSDTSARPDEPSSPRARDPTPRPPGLAEEGPALASPSPPRARARGRGPGLSEPTDAGGPPRGAPEVASMLAAELRDKTRSLGRAEGATVAQGPREKPPPPQKAKRSVLPSSPARASPALEAPGPEKAAAGAPAPDTPRKKTPIQKPPRKKSREAAGDLGRAGAPTL
- the SCARF2 gene encoding scavenger receptor class F member 2 isoform X1 encodes the protein MEGAGPRGAGPARRRGAGGPPSPLLPPLLLLLLLWLLPGPAASQELNPRGRNVCRAPGSQEPTCCTGWKQQGDECGVAVCEGNSTCSENEVCVRPGECRCRHGYFGANCDTKCPRQFWGPDCKELCICHPHGQCEDVTGQCTCHARRWGARCEHACQCQHGVCHPRSGACRCEPGWWGAQCASACYCSATSRCDPQTGACLCHAGWWGRSCNNQCACNTSPCEQQSGRCQCRERTFGARCERYCQCFRGRCHPVDGTCACEPGYRGKYCREPCPAGFYGLGCRRRCGQCKGQQPCTVAEGRCLTCEPGWNGTKCDQPCATGFYGEGCGHRCPPCRDGHACNHVTGKCTRCNAGWIGDRCETKCSNGTYGEDCAFVCADCGSGHCDFQSGRCLCSPGVHGPHCNLTCPPGLHGVDCAHACSCHEDSCDPVTGACRLETNQRKGVMGAGALLALLLGLLLSLLGCCCACRGKDPARRPRPRRELTLGRKKAPQRLCGRFSRISMKLPRIPLRRQKLPKVVGGLVRAQAGTGQGPWQLCLPPSPVAHHDLDNTLNCSFLEPPSGLEQPSPSWSSRASFSSFDTTDEGPVYCVPHEETATESRDAEPPTSPSEALASSPALVTTLASAEEATPFPPSSDSERSASSVEGPGGALYARVARREARPARARGEAGGLSLSPSPERRKPPPPDPATKPKVSWIHGKHGAAAGAPSPPLSGPEAAPSPTKRKRTPSDTSARPDEPSSPRARDPTPRPPGLAEEGPALASPSPPRARARGRGPGLSEPTDAGGPPRGAPEVASMLAAELRDKTRSLGRAEGATVAQGPREKPPPPQKAKRSVLPSSPARASPALEAPGPEKAAAGAPAPDTPRKKTPIQKPPRKKSREAAGDLGRAGAPTL